In Ptychodera flava strain L36383 chromosome 21, AS_Pfla_20210202, whole genome shotgun sequence, a genomic segment contains:
- the LOC139121533 gene encoding uncharacterized protein, whose product MSEATSYRFEAMGDRKSLQKALQRQQERIKYDDTMAERQAILKHEEDVNQKAVWNENLEEASHRRRLKDNIANMKAETKLHGKALVEVRRAALKRLLDGDLAMYEQELHAQGKTFYTKRT is encoded by the exons ATGAGTGAAGCCACATCTTACAGGTTCGAGGCCATGGGCGACAGGAAAAGTCTCCAAAAGGCACTCCAGCGTCAACAAGAAAGGATAAAG TATGATGACACAATGGCAGAGAGACAAGCAATTCTAAAACA TGAGGAGGATGTGAATCAGAAAGCAGTCTGGAATGAAAACTTAGAAGAGGCAAGTCACAGGAGACGACTCAAAGACAACATAGCCAACATGAAAGCAGAAACCAAATTACACGGCAAAGCATTGGTTGAG GTGCGGAGGGCTGCTCTCAAACGACTTCTAGACGGTGATCTTGCCATGTACGAACAGGAATTACACGCACAAGGGAAAACATTCTACACCAAGAGAACATGA